From a single Lolium rigidum isolate FL_2022 chromosome 7, APGP_CSIRO_Lrig_0.1, whole genome shotgun sequence genomic region:
- the LOC124675710 gene encoding pentatricopeptide repeat-containing protein At1g10270-like, with protein MAALYRRLLLLRRLSHSQPRLLPSAPKPALASPLLSPSRHFSFASAEDAAAERRRRKRQLRIEPPLHAQRRDPSHRPPPRDPNAPRLPDTTSSLVGPRLSLHNRVQSLIRSGDLDGAAAEARAAMPTRVRPTVFTCNAVAAAMVRAGRHGDAVALFDSFFRRHGAIVPNVVSYNTLILAHCEAARVDDALQAYQEMLDGGVTSFPPSAVSYRHLTRGLVAAGRIQDALELLHAMFHRGHGADSIVYKNLIDGYIGVNNWDKAFQLFDELREKAAVYDGVVHTSFMEGYWNKGMDKEAMENYKSLLDRNFRMTPATCNVLLETLFEHGKRAEANDLWETMIDNHTPPSFIGMNSESYNVMVNQCFKEGRFREAVEVFHRQPRRNVQMDVGCFNNIIGKLCENGMVAEAEKLFQEMESKSVLPDVYTYTYMVDSCFKEGRVDDTLQYFYKMADGREHGPKFNIGFFNRMFQGLSEAGRVDDALKVYGRMSDKEIKPNTTTFEILVKALCKEGELDRALELVRDMARSGVVTPPEFRETVGEIFKNADRHEEMEKAFEEKPVPLPPKPRPEARPHSSPQGLPGFASNQTRGSYTPHQGQPGYSSPQPFHPRNAASQVRQPEWMSPKPQQPVFGNQEVKKEEVAASNKWQHDLLSDEKQPGIALPQDKQPEFGTSRPCQQAVSASQVQQPYFGPAPPVQPVFSTQPQQPTDVAHHTQHPGYDTSRQWQTAYGTHQGQQPGHGAQQSQHSDHGARQAQQPDHGAHQAQQPGYGAHQAQQPGYGTHQGQQSGYGTQLGQQPRYGAQQAQQPGYGVHQPSRTSFGSPEAPQSSLGSAQNLPSYGQVGNKHDEIGSPHQGRPAFGTQPQQDFSGQSPDTMAAKYSQR; from the coding sequence ATGGCGGCGCTctaccgccgtctcctcctcctccgccgcctctcccACTCCCAGCCTCGTCTCCTCCCTTCCGCCCCCAAGCCGGCCCTCGCCTCCCCCCTCCTCTCTCCATCCCGCCACTTCTCATTCGCCtccgccgaggacgccgccgccgagcgccgccgccggaagcGCCAACTCCGCATCGAGCCGCCGCTCCACGCCCAGCGCCGCGACCCCTCGCACCGCCCGCCCCCGCGCGACCCCAACGCGCCCCGCCTCCCGGACACCACCTCCTCGCTCGTCGGCCCGCGCCTCAGCCTCCACAACCGCGTGCAGTCCCTCATCCGCTCCGGCGACctcgacggcgccgccgccgaggcccgcgccgccatgcccACCCGCGTCCGCCCCACCGTATTCACCTgcaacgccgtcgccgccgccatggtccgCGCCGGCCGCCACGGCGACGCCGTCGCGCTCTTCGACTCCTTCTTCCGCCGCCACGGCGCCATCGTCCCCAACGTCGTCTCCTACAACACCCTCATCCTCGCGCACTgcgaggccgcccgcgtcgacgaCGCCCTCCAGGCCTACCAGGAGATGCTCGACGGCGGCGTCACCTCCTTCCCCCCGTCCGCCGTCTCCTACCGCCACCTCACCAGGGGGCTCGTCGCCGCCGGCCGCATCCAGGACGCGCTCGAGCTCCTCCACGCCATGTTCCACCGCGGCCACGGCGCCGACTCCATCGTCTACAAGAACCTCATCGACGGGTACATCGGCGTCAACAATTGGGACAAGGCCTTCCAGCTCTTCGACGAGCTCCGGGAGAAGGCCGCCGTCTACGACGGCGTCGTGCACACCAGCTTCATGGAGGGGTACTGGAACAAAGGCATGGACAAGGAGGCCATGGAGAATTACAAGTCCCTGCTCGACAGGAACTTCAGGATGACGCCCGCCACCTGCAACGTGCTGCTCGAGACGCTCTTCGAGCACGGCAAGCGCGCCGAGGCGAACGACCTGTGGGAGACCATGATCGACAACCACACCCCGCCCAGCTTCATCGGCATGAACAGCGAGTCCTACAACGTCATGGTCAACCAGTGCTTCAAGGAGGGCAGGTTCCGTGAGGCGGTCGAGGTGTTCCACCGCCAGCCCAGGCGGAACGTTCAGATGGACGTCGGCTGCTTCAACAACATCATCGGGAAGCTCTGCGAGAACGGGATGGTTGCGGAGGCGGAGAAGCTCTTCCAGGAGATGGAGAGCAAGTCGGTGCTTCCAGATGTGTACACCTACACTTACATGGTCGACTCGTGTTTCAAGGAAGGCCGTGTGGACGACACGCTGCAGTACTTCTACAAAATGGCCGATGGGAGGGAGCATGGCCCAAAGTTTAATATCGGCTTCTTCAATCGGATGTTTCAAGGACTATCAGAAGCTGGGCGGGTCGATGATGCTTTGAAGGTCTACGGAAGGATGTCTGACAAGGAGATCAAACCGAACACGACCACATTTGAAATCCTGGTTAAGGCATTGTGCAAGGAAGGGGAATTGGATAGAGCACTGGAACTGGTCAGGGATATGGCAAGGAGCGGAGTTGTCACTCCTCCTGAGTTCCGGGAGACTGTCGGTGAGATTTTCAAGAATGCCGATCGCCACGAAGAGATGGAGAAAGCTTTTGAAGAAAAACCAGTGCCACTGCCTCCTAAGCCAAGACCAGAGGCGCGCCCTCACAGTTCACCCCAGGGGCTACCAGGATTTGCATCTAATCAGACACGGGGCAGCTACACACCTCACCAAGGCCAACCAGGCTATAGTTCTCCTCAACCATTCCATCCTCGCAATGCTGCATCTCAAGTGCGGCAACCCGAGTGGATGTCTCCTAAACCTCAGCAGCCTGTGTTTGGAAACCAAGAGGTTAAAAAAGAAGAAGTTGCTGCTTCCAATAAATGGCAGCATGACCTTCTTTCTGATGAAAAACAACCTGGGATTGCTCTGCCCCAAGATAAACAGCCAGAATTTGGTACCTCTCGCCCTTGTCAGCAAGCAGTTAGTGCTTCTCAAGTGCAGCAACCTTATTTTGGGCCAGCTCCACCGGTGCAGCCTGTATTTAGTACTCAGCCGCAACAACCAACAGATGTCGCTCATCATACTCAACATCCTGGGTATGACACATCTCGTCAGTGGCAGACAGCATATGGTACTCATCAAGGGCAACAGCCAGGCCATGGCGCTCAACAATCACAACACTCAGACCATGGTGCTCGTCAAGCACAACAGCCGGACCATGGTGCTCATCAAGCACAACAGCCCGGATATGGGGCTCATCAAGCACAACAGCCTGGTTATGGCACTCATCAAGGACAACAGTCTGGGTATGGCACTCAGCTGGGGCAACAGCCTAGGTATGGCGCTCAGCAAGCGCAACAGCCTGGGTACGGTGTTCATCAGCCATCACGGACATCATTTGGTTCTCCTGAAGCACCACAGTCTAGTTTGGGCTCTGCTCAGAATCTCCCAAGCTATGGCCAGGTAGGAAATAAGCATGATGAGATCGGATCTCCTCATCAGGGCAGGCCAGCATTTGGCACTCAGCCACAGCAGGACTTTAGTGGTCAGTCCCCAGACACAATGGCTGCCAAATACAGTCAGCGTTAG
- the LOC124673133 gene encoding glycosyltransferase BC10-like, with protein sequence MPGGAVVVDSSNGKDCSHATAARSFPAKLSRPLLLILAVLVTGFLAAPSLLFLGGSGAASSYYGLPSLPVPDVLLAAVRSAPCAEEKEVYRWWARPPSKSAWHNMSDEELLWAASFEPRTAPPPRPSTPRKVAFLFLTRGPLPLAPLWERFFHGTGGTAGSGRKLFSVYVHTTPGYRLDFPPSSPFHRRQVPSKATEWGMPSVVDAERRLLANALLDLDNERFVLVSESCIPLHPLATIHAYLTRSAHSFVAVVDDPGRDGLGRYPAGLAPEVPVSRWRKGTQWFELHRSLAVFVVADGHYYPRFREECLPRCYVDEHYLPTVLTMEEPGSLANRSVTLVDWSRGGAHPARFGARDVGEEFLERLAGKKEKERCMYNGQPVEVCFLFARKFAPGALQKLLQLSPRILGY encoded by the exons ATGCCGGGAGGAGCAGTGGTGGTCGACAGCAGCAACGGCAAAGACTGCAGCCACGCGACGGCAGCAAGGAGCTTCCCGGCGAAGCTTTCCAGGCCGCTGCTTCTGATCTTGGCGGTGCTCGTCACCGGCTTCCTCGCGGCGCCGTCTCTCCTCTTCCTCGGTGGCAGCGGGGCCGCCTCCAGCTACTACGGCCTCCCGAGTCTCCCCGTCCCCGACGTCCTCCTCGCGGCCGTGAGATCGGCGCCGTGCGCGGAGGAGAAGGAGGTGTATCGGTGGTGGGCGCGGCCGCCATCCAAGAGCGCGTGGCACAACATGAGTgacgaggagcttctgtgggcggCGTCGTTCGAGCCCaggaccgcgccgccgccgcggccatcgACGCCGAGGAAGGTGGCGTTCCTCTTCCTGACGCGCGGCCCGCTGCCGCTAGCACCGCTGTGGGAAAGGTTCTTCCACGGCACCGGCGGCACCGCCGGAAGCGGAAGGAAGCTATTCTCCGTGTACGTCCACACGACGCCGGGGTACCGCCTCGACttcccgccgtcgtcgccgttccACCGCCGCCAGGTCCCCAGCAAG GCCACAGAGTGGGGGATGCCGAGCGTGGTGGACGCCGAGCGGCGGCTGCTGGCAAACGCGCTGCTCGACCTCGACAACGAGCGCTTCGTGCTCGTCTCCGAGTCATGCATCCCTCTCCATCCTCTCGCCACCATCCACGCCTACCTGACCCGCTCCGCCCACAGCTTTGTCGCCGTCGTCGACGATCCGGGCCGAGACGGCCTTGGCCGGTATCCCGCCGGCCTGGCCCCAGAAGTGCCAGTCTCGCGGTGGCGCAAGGGCACGCAATGGTTCGAGCTCCACCGATCCCTCGCCGTGTTCGTGGTCGCTGATGGCCACTACTACCCGAGGTTCCGGGAGGAGTGTTTGCCGCGGTGCTACGTGGACGAGCACTACCTCCCCACGGTGCTCACCATGGAGGAGCCCGGGAGCCTCGCGAACCGCAGCGTGACCTTGGTCGACTGGAGCCGCGGCGGCGCGCACCCCGCGAGGTTTGGTGCAAGGGATGTGGGGGAGGAGTTCCTGGAGAGGCTggcggggaagaaggagaaggagaggtgTATGTACAATGGGCAGCCGGTGGAGGTATGTTTTCTGTTCGCCAGGAAGTTCGCTCCTGGCGCGTTGCAGAAGCTGCTCCAGCTTTCCCCCAGGATCCTCGGATACTAG